In uncultured Desulfuromonas sp., the genomic stretch AGGGGGCTCTCGTTGGCTTGCGTGGGGTTAATAAAAATCCTGATGAAGCGATGGAGGATATGGTCTCGCTACGGGTGTGGCTGGACCCTGACCGGATCATCACCTTGAGTAATAAGCCTTTGGCGTCCATCCGGGACATTCAGCAACAGTTTGTCCAGGGGCGTGGTCCTAAAACCACCCAAGGACTGTTTTCAGAACTGTGTGATCGTTTGGAATGGTATGTCAGTCAGATGATTGATGATTATGAAGATGAGGTGGAGTTGATCGAACAAAGCGACCTTGCCGAAGACCATTTGCGCCGGCGTGAGGCCATCTCCAATTTACGGCGGCGTGTGGTCACGCCACGCCGCTATCTGGCTCCGCAACGCGATGCCTTATCGCACTTATCCGTTGAGCCTCCCAGCTGGTTTAACGAGCGGACCCTGATGCATCTCAAGGAGATCCGCAACCGCCTGCAACGCCATATGGAAGATCTGGATGCCGTGCGCGATCGGACTGTCATCGTTCAGGAGGAATTGCAGGCGCAAGTTTCCGACCAGCTTAACGCTCGAATGTATATTATCAATA encodes the following:
- a CDS encoding zinc transporter ZntB, which translates into the protein MSINEKPQGFHFARHLDGNGGAEVLDWPLLQNGRSRDQVWVHCDYEDPQIQQWLTRQSLDPLVVEAMTAEDSRPRVALFDQGALVGLRGVNKNPDEAMEDMVSLRVWLDPDRIITLSNKPLASIRDIQQQFVQGRGPKTTQGLFSELCDRLEWYVSQMIDDYEDEVELIEQSDLAEDHLRRREAISNLRRRVVTPRRYLAPQRDALSHLSVEPPSWFNERTLMHLKEIRNRLQRHMEDLDAVRDRTVIVQEELQAQVSDQLNARMYIINIFAAIFLPLSFFTGLFGVNLGGIPGAHSAVAFLLFSFCLLVIGVGLMVVFHWKRWF